In the genome of Nitratireductor sp. GISD-1A_MAKvit, the window GTCCCCTCCGGCGAACGCTCCAGCCTGCTTGGGAAACGCAAGCGCGAGGCGCAGGCAATGCGGGGTCGTTTCAACGGCTGCGACAGCACGCGTGAATTTGCCAAGGGTCTGATCGACGTTACGGTTCGCGATCTCGGTCGGGTGCTGGAACCGGAATTGCCGGGTGACTGGAAGGACCAGATCAAGAAGACCTCACCAGGCAATGCAACCGGTGTGCGGGAAACCGACCGCGGGGTCGAGTTCATCGGTGTGTGCAGCACACGCGAGGTCTCGGATGACCGGGTTGCCCAGATGGTGTTTCAGAACGAAGGCGCTGGAAACGAGGCAACGGAAAAGGCATCCGAAGAATATCTTGCGGAACTGCGCAAGAATGCGCGCATCAGTCAGCGTTGATGCTGTTGTGAGCCCGTTTCGGGCGGGCTCACTTTTGCCCAGAGCAGCTTTTCCAGAAATCGTGAGGTAATGCGTGCTTCCGCTCGCGCTCAGCATTGGCGATCCATCCGGCATCGGACCCGAAATCCTGCTTGAGGCGTGGCTCCGGCGCGACACGAACGGGCTGCCTGCGTTCTATATTCTGGGCGATCCCTCTTTGCTTGCATCGCGGGCCGAAAGGCTGGGGCTGAACGTAGCGATCGCGGAAACGGATCCGGAGGGGGCGGTTGCGCACTTTTCACGATCTCTGCCCGTTTGCCCGCTGAGAAACAGGCTTCACGATAGGCCGGGTTCTCCCGATTCCGCCAATGCGGCAGGGATTGTTGAGGCCATTTCGCGTGCCGTCCAAGACACGATGCAGGCCCGCGCCGCTTCGATGGTCACCGCCCCGATCGCCAAGAAGCCACTCTATGATGCCGGCTTCGACTTTCCAGGACATACCGAATTTCTCGGTCATCTTTCAGAAAAGATCACCGGTCGAAAGGTCGAACCGGTCATGATGCTGGCCGGCCCGGAGCTTCGCACGGTGCCTGTGACCGTTCATCAGGCATTGGCTGAGGTGCCTGCGCGCCTTTCGCAAGACCTGATCGAAAACACCATCAGAACCGTGGCGCAGGCCTTGAGCGAGCAGTTTTCCATTCCAGAACCCCGTCTTGCAATCGCGGGCCTCAACCCCCACGCGGGGGAAGGCGGCGCCATGGGCAGCGAGGATGCTGAGATCATTGCCCCCGCGATCGAACGGCTGCAATCCGAAGGCATCAATGCTTTCGGCCCCCTGCCCGGCGATACACTGTTCCACGCGCGCGCAAGGGCGCAGTATGATGCAGCCGTTTGCATGTACCACGATCAGGCATTAATCCCGGTGAAGACCATCGCATTTGACGAAACAGTGAATGTGACGCTCGGTCTGCCCTTCGTGCGCACCTCCCCGGACCATGGCACGGCATTCGACATCGCCGGTCGGGGCATCGCACGTCCAGACAGCCTGATTGCCGCCATTCACCTTGCACGGAAGCTTGCCGACAACAGGAACAGTGTACGATGACGGCCGATGGTCTTCCGCCACTTCGCGCGGTCATCGCAAAACACGGGCTTGCGGCGAAGAAATCGCTCGGACAGAATTTTCTTCTCGACCTGAACCTCACGGCCAAGGTTGCCCGCGCTGCGGGTGACCTGAATGGTGCAACGGTGGTTGAAATCGGTCCGGGGCCTGGCGGCCCTGACACGCGCGCTGCTCATGGCTGGTGCGGAGAAGGTCATTGCGGTGGAGCGGGACGAGCGCTGTCTGGACGCACTCGCCGAAATCGCCGCCCATCACCCGGGCCGGCTTGAGGTCATCAACGGAGACGCACTGGACACGGATTTCGCTGCTCTCGTCGCAGCGACAGCGGGTGCGGTGCGCATTGTTGCCAATCTTCCCTACAATATCGGCACCGAACTTCTGATACGCTGGCTCACGCCCGAAAGCTGGCCTCCCTTTTATACTTCCATGACACTGATGTTTCAGCGCGAGGTGGCACAACGCATTGTCGCAGAAGCCGGTGACAAGGCTTATGGCCGGCTTGGGGTGCTGGCGGGGTGGCGGGCACAGTCGAAAATCGTGTTCGATCTGCCGCCACAGGCTTTCACTCCGCCCCCCAAGGTGACCTCATCGGTCGTCCATATCGTACCTCGCGAGAGGCCGCTGGCCACCGACCCCAAATCGCTTGCAAAGGTGACCGAGGCTGCGTTCGGCCAGCGTCGCAAGATGTTGCGACAAAGCCTCAAATCAGTGGGGGGAGAAACGCTTCTTGAACAGGCGGGAATTGACCCGACCCGTCGTGCAGAGACCCTCTCCGTGCCGGAATTCGTGACCCTGGCCAATCTGATCTAGGTGTCCAGTTCTATCGAAACGCGCCTGAAACCCTGCGCTCAGCCGCCGGTTTCTTCTAGCAGGCCTGCCACGAAATCAAACAGTCCTGGCCGGCGGTCACGACGCAGGCGCTCGGCTTCCACAATGGAGCGAACCGCCGAGAAGGCATGATCCAGCTCGTCATTGATGACGACATAATCATAATCCAGCCATTTCTCGATTTCCGTGCGAGCATTGGCAAGACGCGTCTGGATGATCTCGGGCGTGTCTTCGGCGCGCCGTGTGAGGCGACCGAGCAATTCCTTCATGCTTGGTGGCAGGATAAAGATCGAGACGACATCGCCGCGCATTTTCTCGCGCAGTTGTTCTGCGCCCTGCCAATCGATGTCGAACAGCATGTCGCGACCTTCGGTCAGCGCCTTCTCCACCGGCGCACGTGGTGTGCCATAGTAGTTGCCGTGAACCTCGGCCCATTCAAGCAGTTCGTCATTGTCGCGCATGATTTCGAATTCGCGCTGCGACTTGAAATGATAATGCACGCCTTCGATTTCGCTGGCACGGCGTGCTCGCGTGGTCACGCTGACAGAAAGTTCAAAACCACTCACTTCGGCCAGAAGCGCACGGGCAATGGTGGACTTCCCGGCTCCCGAGGGCGATGAGAGAACGAGCATAAGGCCGCGGCGGCGCACCGCGTTCAATCCGGCCGAGGGTATTTCCGAGGACATGATCTACTCCAGATTCTGAACCTGCTCGCGGAACTGATCCACGACAGCCTTTAGCTCCAGCCCTATAGCCGTAACCGTCGACGCGTTGGATTTCGAGCAAAGCGTATTGGATTCGCGATTGAATTCCTGTCCCAGAAAATCGAGCTTTCGACCTATCGGACCGCCTTCGGCAATCAGTGCGCGTGCGGCTGCAATATGCGCTCGCAGGCGGTCGAGCTCTTCCTGGATATCCGCCTTGCCCGCAAGAATGGCAGCCTCCGCATGGAGCCTGTCCTGATCGAACCCTGCCTGGGTCTCCAGAAGGCGCGACACCTGTTCGCCAAGACGCGCGCGGATGTTTTCCGGCCGGCGCGATGGATCGGAACCGGCTCTTTCCGTCAGCTTTTCGATGGTCGACAGCTGTTCAAGCAGGACGGCCTCCAGTGCGGCACCTTCGCGGTGGCGGCTCATCCCCAGCCCGTCAATGCCTTCGTCGAATGCAGCCAGTATCTCCGCATCGAGCGAGGCACGCACGTTCTCGTCGGCGACGGGATCTGCGTAGTCGAGCACGCCCCGCAGGGCGAGCAGACCATCGGCACGCGCAGGGGCTGCTCCGAACTCTTCGTGCATGCGCTGTGCCAGCGCGGCGATCTCGTTCAGGAAGGGTTCGTTGACGACTGGCTGGCGCAGGGAACCGTTCGGCGCGAAGGTTAGCGACGCCTGGACATTTCCGCGCGCAAACCGTTTCTGCACCTTCTTGCGCGCCGCCTGCTCGATGCGCTCAAATCCCGGCGGCAGGCGAAAGCGAACCTCAAGGCTGCGCCCGTTGACGGACTTTAACTCCCACGCGATGCTGCCTGCTTCATGCTCGCGTGAAGAGCGGGCAAAGCCCGTCATGCTCTGGAGCCTGCTCATGCGTTCCTCTTCCCCCAGTTCATCGCCACGCATGAGCCCCCCGGCTCAGTTGGAGCCTTCCGTCTGCGCTTTTTCTTCAGCAGCCCGACGCTCCCGTTCGATCTTGCGCCAGCGAGCGACATTCTCATTGTGCTCCTTGAGCGTCTTGGCAAAAACATGCCCACCCGTGCCATCTGCGACGAAATAAAGCTCATCCGTCTGGGAGGGGTTGGCAACGGCCTCAAGTGCCGCCCGGCCGGGATTGGCGATCGGTGTCGGGGGGAGTCCGTCGATATGATAGGTGTTGTAGGGTGTCTTCTTGTCGATGTCGGAGCGGTAGATCGGACGATCCGAAGGCTTCCCCTGCCCGCCGAACAAGCCATAGATGATCGTGGGATCGGACTGGAGGCGCATGCCCTTGCGCAGGCGGTTGATGAAGACCGCAGCCACCCGTGAGCGCTCATCGGCAATGCCTGTTTCCTTCTCGACGATGGAAGCAAGGGTCACGAATTCGTTCTTGTCCTTGATCGGAAGGTCTTCATTGCGCCGCGCCCAGATACTGTCGACCAGCTCTTCCTGGTCCCTGAGCAGTTTTTCGACCACGGCGGCACGGGCCATGCCACGTGTGAAACGAAGCGTATCCGCAGCAAGGCTACCTTCAGGTGGCATTTCTTCGGGCATTTCTCCCGAAAGCTCTTCCGTCTCCCGAATGCGTTCAAATACCTGATAGACCGTCTGCCCCTCGGGAATGGTCAGCGAGTAAAGAACGCTCTTGCCGCTTTTCAGGAGTTCCATGATTTCATGCATGGAGGCGCCAGCGTCTATGGCGTATTCGCCGGCCTTGAGTTCGGAATCCGCACCATAGGCACGCACGCCGAGCGAGAAGATGCGCGCGTCGCTGATCAACCCTTCGCGCTCCAGAAGGCTGGCGATCTGACGAACACCGGTGTTTGGCTTGATCATGACCGTCTCAGCCGTATCCGCGGGGCCTGGCTGATGGAATTCGCGCTTGCCGAAATAGAACGCAATTCCTGCAAGGATCACGAGGAAGACCACTGAGGAGAACAGGAAGTTCAAGAAGACGACAAACTGGCTTCGTGCCCTCTTCGAACGCCGCGGAGGCGGAGTGCCGGCCTCAGGCCTCAAAGTCCTGCTCGAGGATTTGAAGCCACGACCAGGGCCTTCGCCGTCCTGCCGACCGAAGCCGGAATTCTCATCGGTATTTCCTGTCATGCCTCTTGGACCGCTCCCATCCGGAACGGCAGCAAACTGGACCGTTCCGTACTAAAATGTGTTCACGCTCTCGGCGTTCAGACAAGTCCGAAAAGATAGCGCTTTCGGAGCCTGCAGGCTGCCATTTCGATTCGTGTCCATCAGACTGAATTGCGAAAATGGCAAAACTGCAAGCCCGTTATGGGAAAGCTTCAGGCGTCATAACGCTTGAAAACGAGTGACGCGTTGGTGCCGCCGAAGCCGAATGAGTTCGACAGTGCCACATCAATCTGCCGTTCCCGAGGCTTGTTCGGCACCAGATCGATCGCCGTTTCCGCCTGTGGATTGTCGAGATTGATGGTTGGCGGCGCAATGTTGTCACGGATGGCCAGCACCGAGAAGATCGCTTCCGCAGCGCCGGCGGCGCCGAGAAGATGACCGATCGACGATTTGGTGGACGACATGGAGACCTTGTCCGCAGCATCGCCCATCAGCCGCTCCACGGCTCCAAGCTCGATCGTATCCGCCATGGTCGATGTGCCGTGGGCATTGATGTAATCCACATCGGAGGGGGAAAGACCCGCACGCTTAAGCGCTGCCTTCATGCAGCGATAGGCACCATCACCATCTTCGGCCGGAGCCGTGATGTGGTATGCGTCGCCCGTGAGGCCGTAGCCGACCACTTCCGCATAGATCTTCGCGCCGCGTGCCTTTGCATGTTCCAGCTCTTCCAGCACGACAACACCGGCGCCCTCGCCCATGACAAATCCGTCGCGGTCGCGATCATAGGGCCGGGAAGCCTTTTCGGGCGTGTCGTTGAAACCGGTCGAAAGCGCCTTGCAGGCGGAAAAACCGGCTATGGAAAGGCGGGTGATCGGCGCCTCCGCGCCGCCAGCAAGCATCACATCGGCATCGCCCAGCATGATAAGACGGGCTGCATCACCGATAGCGTGCGCTCCTGTCGAACAGGCAGTCACCACGGCATGGTTTGGTCCCTTCAGCCCGTGCCGTATCGACACCTGGCCTGAGACCAGATTGATGATGTTGCCGGGAATGAAGAAGGGGCTGATGCGGCGCGGGCCGCGCTCAGCGAGCGTCAAGGCGTTTTCAGCAATGCCTTCGATACCACCGATACCCGAACCGATGAGTGCGCCCGTGGCGCATTTCTCGTCTTCGGTCTCCGGTTTCCAGCCAGAGTCCTCGAGTGCCTGGTCTGCCGCGGCAATGCCATAGGTGATGAACTCACCGATCTTGCGCTGTTCGCGGGGTTCCAGGAAAGCGTCGGGGTCAAAAGCCCCTTCGCCTTCACGCGGTATGGAATTGGCGATCTTGCAGGCCAGATCATCCACCTCGAACCGGTCGATGCGGCTGGCTGCACTCTTGCCCGAAAGCAGGCTCTTCCACCCGTGTTCAACCCCGAGGCCGAACGGAGAAAGAAGCCCCATTCCTGTGACGACAACGCGTCTCATATGCTGATATCCGCCTTGACTACGTTCGTAGTGACCACGCCGAATGGCGTCAGGCGGTCGCCTTGTCGATGTACTTCACTGCATCGCCGACCGTGAGGATGGTCTCTGCTGCATCGTCGGGAATTTCAACACCGAACTCTTCCTCGAATGCCATGACCAGCTCGACGGTATCGAGGCTGTCTGCGCCAAGATCATCGATGAAGCTTGCGCCTTCGGTTACCTTGTCGCCTTCGACGCCCAGATGTTCGACAACGATTTTCTTAACGCGTTCTGCAGTATCGCTCATGAGAGAACCCTCGACTTTCTGAATTTCCGATCTTCGTTAGCCGCACGATTGCCGCTAATCAAGCTAAATGACAACTAGAGCGCTGACAGGGTCAGCACCTAGTCTGGTGTGATCCGACGTGGGCGCACGGCTTTCGTGCGGCTCGCGGAATGGCTTTTGGCGGGCGCATATCATGATTTTATCGCGCGCGCCAAGCGTTATTCACCCCCATCCACGTGGAAGGTCCCGACAGCGCCGGTTTCGCTATCGCAATTCCACAACACTGAAAGCACGGTCACGAGACGCCTTCTGTTCAGGGATGGTGAGCACATGGTTGGGAGCAGGCCCGGATAAAGACCCGGTCAGATCATGGCCATGCCACCGTTCACATGCAGGGTCTGGCCGGTAACATAGGATGCCTCGCTGGAGGCGAGATAGGCCACTGCGGAAGCGATCTCGCCACCATTGCCCATGCGCTTCATCGGAATGGCTCCCATGATCGCATCACGCTGCTTTTCGTTGAGTTTGTCGGTCATGGCCGATTCGATGAAGCCTGGAGCAACACAGTTCACGGTGATCGACCGGCTGGCGATTTCCTGGGCGAGCGACTTGGAGAAGCCGATCAGGCCAGCCTTGGAGGCGCAATAATTCGCCTGTCCGGGATTTCCGGTCACACCAACGACGGACGTGATGTTGATGATACGGCCGAATCGGCGACGCATCATCGGGTGCGTCAACTCACGCGTGAGCCTGAAGACGGAGCCCAGATTGATTTCCAGAACCTGATCCCAGTCATCATCGCTCATGCGAACGAAGAGGCCGTCACGGGTGATGCCGGCGTTGTTGACGAGGATATCGACCCCCTCAAGTTCCGATTCCGCTTTTTCAGCCAACTGCTTGACCTCACTACGATCGGAAAGGTTTGCCGGAAAGAGTTTGACACGATCACCGAGATCGGCGGCCAGTGTTTCCAGCTTTTCCACCCGCGTGCCATGCAGGCCAACCATGGCTCCCTGAGCGTGCAGAGTGCGGGCAATGGCCTCGCCAATTCCCCCGGTCGCTCCCGTCACCAGTGCCTTGCGGCCGCTCAGATCAAACATGGGCTTGTCCTTCTCAATCAACTGAAATTCCTGCTCACGGCCCGCAAGGCTCAACCGAGCGTTGCCATGGCCGTTTCGATGTCTGCCGGTGTGTTGACCGGGATTGCGGCGATATCGCGATTGATGCGGCGTGCAAGCCCCGACAGGACCTTCCCCGATCCAATTTCATAAAGCGTTTCCACACCGTTCTCGCCAAACCATCCAACGGTTTCGCGCCAGCGCACACGACCTGTGACCTGCTCGACAAGCCGCTCGGCAATCTCTGCGGGATCCCGAAGCGGCGTGACGGTCACATTGGCCAGGACGGGAACGGCGGGGGCATTTTTCTTCACTTCCGCCAGGGCTTCACGCATTGCGTCTGCCGCCGGCTGCATGAGCGCAGAATGAAACGGTGCGGAAACCGGCAGCATGATCGCCCGCTTGGCGCCTTTATCCGATGCGAGCTTCGCAGCCGCCTCGACGGCAGCTTTTGCGCCCGAAATCACCAGTTGTCCGCCACCATTGTCGTTCGCGATCTGGCAAACGCCTTCATCGCCAACCGCCTCGCACACGGCTTCGACATCCTCGGCTTCAAGGCCGATGATTGCCGCCATCGCGCCTTCGCCCACCGGAACGGCTGCCTGCATGGCGTTGCCGCGGATGCGCAACAGCCGCGCCGTGTCGGCCAGGGAGAATGTCCCGGCTGCGCACAGGGCCGAATACTCTCCCAGTGAATGGCCGGCGACGTAAGAGACCTTGTCGTTGAGCGAAAGACCGCCCTTTTCCATCACCCGCATTGCAGCAATGGAAACGGCCATCAAAGCCGGCTGTGCATTGGCGGTGAGGGTCAGTTCGTCTTCCGGTCCCTCCCACATGATCTGGGAAAGCTTCTGGTCGAGCGCGTCATCAACTTCATGAAAAACGTCTCTTGCTTCGGGAAATGCGTCGGCAAGCTCGCGTCCCATGCCGACAGCCTGACTTCCCTGCCCTGGAAAGGTGAAAGCGATGCCCATCGCCAAATCTCCGGTATTCAACATTATCGGGCGCATCTGGTGACGCAACGCAACGGGAACGTCAAGTTTTTTGGCTTTTTTGCGCCGTTTCCGGTCTGAACATGAAAAATCCACAATCGGGTCGAGATGTGGCAATGTTCCGCCCCGATTCCGGTGGCACACGAAGGGTTATACGCACATGTCTCTTTCTACATCAGACGCTCAACGGCAATCCACCGCCTCGCAGCGCGGCCTGAATCTGGCGCAGATCGTGGGGGTGGTCTCCGTGACACTCTTCACGACCACCGAAATTGCAGCAGCATCAGCGGCGGGTGTCTGGGGACTTTCAGGTCTGCTTCATCTTGGAACCACGGGTGAGATCGTGCTGTCGGGGATCATCGGCCTGCCCGCCATCTATGGGGTGTGCCGCTGCGCGCAGCTTGCTTTCGAAGCGGAGACGGATCCACAGAATCAATAAGCGTCAGCGCTCCACCGGAGCGGGGTACGGGTGTCAGTAAATGTCAGCGCGGTTAGGCGTGTGCTGGCATCGGAACGGATGAAGGCCTATATCTTCGCGGGCCGTCATTCTCCAGACACCACGGACCCGATTTCATGGCGATTGCCCTTTCTGTAAAAAACATTTCCAAGACGTATGAAGGCGGCGTGACCGCCTTGAATTCTGTCGACCTCGACATCAACCGCGGCGAGATTCTTGCTCTGCTTGGCCCCAATGGTGCCGGCAAGACGACGCTGATCTCCATCATTTGCGGATTGGTGAAACCCTCCACCGGAACCGTCAGCGTGGAGGGCAACGACATTGTTCAAGACTATCGCCAGGCGCGCCAGCTCATCGGCCTGGTGCCCCAGGAACTCCATACGGAAACCTTCGAGACGGTCTGGGCGACCGTCAGCTACAGTCGTGGTCTCTTCGGCAGGAAGCCGGCCCCCCGCGCTTGTGGAGCAGATCCTGCGCGATCTTTCTCTCTACGACAAGAAAGACAGCCAGATCATGACGCTATCGGGCGGCATGAAGCGGCGCGTGATGATTGCCAAGGCACTGGCGCACGAACCACGAATCCTGTTCCTGGATGAACCGACGGCCGGAGTGGACGTTGAACTGAGGAAAGACATGTGGCGGCTTGTCAAGCGGCTGCGGGACACCGGCGTCACGATCATTCTGACCACGCACTACATTGAAGAGGCTGAGGAGATCGCCGACCGGGTGGGCGTTATCAACCGGGGACGGCTGCTTCTGGTGGAGGAAAAGGCCGAGCTGATGCGCAAACTGGGGCAGAAACAACTCACGATCGACCTGCAAAAGCCGCTGAAAACGCTACCGAAGCAGCTTTCGGAATACGACCTGGAGCTTGCCGACGACGGTGAGCGGGTCATCTATCATTACGACACACAGGCACAACGAACGGGCATTGCCTCGCTGCTGTCGGCACTCAGTGAAGCCGGGGTAACCGTTCGGGACCTCGACACCGAACAGCGCTCGCTTGAAGACATTTTCGTGAGCCTCGTGGTGGAGGAAAACAAGTGAACTTCGAAGCCGTCAAATCCATTTATCTCTTTGAAATGGCGCGTATGAAGCGCACGCTCCTGCAAAGCGTGATCTCGCCCGTGCTTTCAACGTCGCTTTATTTCATCGTCTTCGGTGCTGCCATAGGCTCACGTATCGAGGAAATCGACGGCGTTCAGTATGGCGCATTCATTGTTCCCGGGCTGATGATGCTGACGCTGTTGCAGAACTCCATCTCCAACGCCTCGTTCGGCATCTATTTCCCCAAATTCATCGGGACCATCTATGAGGTCCTTTCAGCCCCGATCTCGTTCTTCGAAATCGTGCTGGGCTATGTCGGGGCCGCGGCGACGAAATCGATCATCCTCGGTCTCATCATTCTGGCGACCGCACATCTGTTCGTCCCCATCGAAATAAGGCACCCGTTCTGGATGCTCTTCTTTCTCGTGATGACGGCCGTGACGTTCAGCCTTTTCGGCTTCATCATCGGGATATGGGCCGATAATTTCGAAAAGCTTCAGCTGATACCGCTTCTGGTGGTCACGCCACTGGTCTTTCTCGGAGGATCCTTCTACTCCATCAACATGCTGCCCGAATTCTGGCAGAAAGTGACGCTGGCCAATCCGGTCCTCTACCTGATCAGCGGTTTCCGCTGGAGTTTCTACGAGACTTCGGACGTGGGGATCGGCACGAGCATCGGCATGATCACCTTCTTTCTTGCCCTGTGCCTTTGTGCCATCTGGTGGATTTTCAGAACCGGCTACAAACTCAAGACGTGAACCGACCTTGCTTCTGCGGAAAAACCCTGTATAAGCGCGCGGTCTGCCGGTCTCAGCTGGGGGCTGAACGGAGGGCCGTATGCTTCCCTTTTGGATAAGCGTGCGTTGTGAAGACAGGTTCTTCCGCCTCCCGTGTCTCCGCTCTCGACCGTCCAACGCGCTTTTCTTCGGCCCTTCGGGGACAAGACAAGTCGCAGAGGCTTAGCCGCTGGGTCGGTGGATGGAAACGAAGAAAGGCAAGACAATGGCACTTTACGAACACGTGTTCCTTGCCCGGCAGGATCTCTCGCAGCAGCAGATCGATGCTCTTGTTGAACAGTACAAGGGTGTGATCGAAGCTGGTGGCGGCACCGTCGGCCGGGTCGAAAACTGGGGACAGAAGTCCCTCGCCTACCGGATCAAGAAGAACCGCAAGGCATATTTCACGCTCATGGACATCGACGCTCCGGCTGAAGCCGTGAAGGAAGTCGAGCGCCAGATGGGTCTGTCGGAAGACATCCTGCGCTTCATGACGATTCGCGTTGATGCGCATGAGGAAGGCCCTTCCGCGATGATGCAGCGCCGCGACGACCGTGGTCCGCGCCGTGACGACCGTGGCCCGCGTGGTCCGCGCCGTGACGATCGTGGCCCGCGCCGCGACCATGACCGCGACAGCAACAAGGAAGGCTCCGAATAATGGTCGACATCAATCAGATCCCGACGCGGCGTCCTTTCCACCGTCGCCGCAAGACCTGCCCGTTCTCCGGCGCCAACGCACCGAAGATCGACTACAAGGACGTAAAACTCCTGCAGCGCTACATTTCCGAGCGCGGCAAGATCGTTCCCTCCCGCATCACGGCGGTCAGCCAGAAGAAGCAGCGTGAGCTGGCAAAGGCCATCAAGCGCGCCCGCTTCCTGGGCCTTCTTCCCTACGTGGTGAAGTAAGACATTTCGGCGCGGGCGGCTTTCCGCCCGCCCCCTCCCCGCGGCGGGCGCGGATGAGGTTTCTGCAAATCCCGAGTTGGGGCAACGGCCCCTAACTGCCACCTTGGGCAGGACAGCGACCTGCATGCCGCACGGCGGCATTTCCGTTTCTGACCTGCCTTGATGAAATTCCGGCGCTTCGCGCCGATGACAAAGGACAGAAACGATGGACGTCATCCTGCTTGAACGTATCGCCAAGCTCGGCCAGATGGGCGATGAGGTGAAGGTGAAAGACGGCTACGCACGCAATTTCCTGCTGCCCAAGGGCAAGGCACTGCGCGCCAACGAGGCCAACCGCAAGAAGTTCGAGAGCCAGCGCGTCGAGCTTGAGGCCCGCAACCTGGAACAGAAGAAGGAAGCCGAGGCTATCGCAGAGAAGCTCGACGGCAAGTCCTTCGTCGTCGTTCGTTCGGCCGCCGAAACCGGCCAGCTCTACGGTTCGGTTGCCACCCGCGACATCGTCGAGATCCTGGCCGAGGAAGGCTTCAAGATCGGCCGCAACCAGGTTGAGCTCAACCAGCCCATCAAGACCATCGGTCTGATCAACGTGGCCATTGCGCTGCATGCCGAAGTCGAGGTCACCGTCACGCTCAACGTCGCCCGTTCGAGCGACGAGGCCCGAACGCCAGGCGCGTGGTGAGACACTTGATTCCGCCGAAGCCATCTACGGCGAAGACATCAACGACAGCGCTCGCCCGGACGAGTTCTTCGATCCGGAAGCGGAGTTTGA includes:
- the rpsR gene encoding 30S ribosomal protein S18, with protein sequence MVDINQIPTRRPFHRRRKTCPFSGANAPKIDYKDVKLLQRYISERGKIVPSRITAVSQKKQRELAKAIKRARFLGLLPYVVK
- the rpsF gene encoding 30S ribosomal protein S6, which produces MALYEHVFLARQDLSQQQIDALVEQYKGVIEAGGGTVGRVENWGQKSLAYRIKKNRKAYFTLMDIDAPAEAVKEVERQMGLSEDILRFMTIRVDAHEEGPSAMMQRRDDRGPRRDDRGPRGPRRDDRGPRRDHDRDSNKEGSE